Below is a window of Armatimonadota bacterium DNA.
AAGGCCGTCGCCAGGGGTCTCGTCGAGCGGTACCTTCTGCAGAGGCGGTGCTCCCAGATAAGCATAGACGCGATCCTCCGGCTCACCGGGGAGTCGTTCAGCGTGGCGGTCGAGGACCTCACGAGCGCCTCGCGCAAGAAGGAGATCGTCACCCCGCGCCATGCGGCGATGTATCTCTGCAGGGAACTTACCGCCTTCCCGCTGGAGGGCATCGGAAAGGCGTTCGGCGGCAGGAACCATGCCACCGTGGTGCACGCCTGCGCCCACGTCAAGGAGCTGCTGGACGAAGACGGGGACTTCAGGAACCGGGTGGACCGGCTCGCGGAGGAACTGCGCGCCGGACGGTACTGAGCCGCCGGCCCGCGCTCTCGCGGAAAAGATTGTTGATAACTCAGGGTGGGTGTTGTTGATAGTTTTGTGAACAACTTTTCGCCGGGGAAACCGACGGTTCCATCAACATGCCGGCCGCCCTTCGTTGACAGTTTCAGCCTCAGTTTTGAACATTCGCGGTGTACAACTCTGCTCGCGTGAAGGTTGCCGGGGCTACCCTTCGGAAGAGGTTGACATGCCGAGTTATCAACAGAATCCACAGCCCTGTACTACAACTACCACCGGATATAAATTCCCTATCGTCCCGGGATTCCGGAGCGTTGATTTCCCCGGGAAGGACGCCCTGGTCGCCTGAGATGCACATCGAGTCGCTGAGCCTGCAGAACTTCAGATGCTATGAGGAGCTCGCGTTTCGTCCCGGGCAGGGCCTGAACATATTCTCCGGGAAGAACGCGCAGGGGAAGTCGAGCCTTCTGGAGGCGGTCTACCTGCTGGCAACCGGGCGGTCGTGGCGCGCCGGCCGGGACACGGAGATGATCCGGTGGGAGTCCGGATGCGCGCGAGTTCGGGGCGAGATCGCCCGGCGGGAGCAGAACGACATCGAGATAGACGTCTCCATCGGGCGGGTCGAGAAGAAGCAGATCCGGGTGAACACCGTCCGCCTCACGAAGATATCCGAGCTGCTCGGCCAGGCGAACGCGCTATTCATCGGGCCGCAGGACCTGGAGATCGCCGCCGGGGAGCCGTCGGTCAGGCGCAGGTTCCTCAACCTGGAGATCAGCCAGATCCAGCCGCAGTACTGCCACCTGTTCGCAAGCTACAGGAAGGTGCTGGAACAGCGGAACACGCACCTGCGCGACCTCTCCCGGAGGAGGGTCTGCGACGGGGTCCTCGACGCGCTCGACGAGCAGTTGGTGCTGTACGGCTCGCAGATCATCGAGCGGCGGCTGGCGTTCCTCGAGAGGGCGGCGGACCTCGCCCGGGGCATCCACGCCCGCCTCACGGACGGCGGGGAGCGGCTCGAGATCGAGTACAGGCCGAGCATCGGGCGGACGGAGGGCCGGTCCCAGGCGGAGATATCCGAGCGGTTCGCGGAGAGGCTGGCCGAGGTGCGCGCGGAGGAACTTCGGCGGGGGGTCACGCTCGCGGGGCCTCAGAGGGACGACATGCTGATCTCGGCGAACGACGTTGACGTGCGGACCTACGGCTCACAGGGCCAGCAGAGGACGGCCGCCCTGAGCCTGCGCCTGGCGGAGCTGGAGATGATGGAGGAGGCCGCCGGGGAGCCGCCGATAGTATTGCTGGACGACGTGATGACCGACCTCGACGAGGAGCGGCGCGCGCACGTGTTCGAGATGACGGTGGGCCGGTGCCAGACGCTCGCGACGACGGCGAGCCTGAGGTTCCTTGGGGAGGATCTCGTGAAGGCGGGGACGGTTTTCGAGGTCGCGGGCGGCGGGGTAAGGGATGGGTGAGGAGTGAGAGCCGTCATGCCGGATGCCGCCGCCGCGCCGTCATGCTGAGCTTGACTCAGCATCCATCCGGAGGCCTGGATCCTGAATCGAGTTCAGGATGACGACACGTCGTTCAGGGTGACGCCGGCACCACATGCGACACACACCGTCAGCCCTGAGTGCTCGGAGCGAAGCGGAGAGTGTATCGAAGGGCGGCTGGGAAGCAGAACCCCCTCGGCCCGGAGGCCGGTCCCCCTTGGCAAGGGGGACAGCACATCCGGCTCCCCTCCTTATCAAGGAGGGGCTGGGGGAGGTTCTGATCCCGACCCACCCGGCAGGAAACCGCCCCTCCGCCGCTGAACATCCCTGTTAACGAGGAACGCGCTCTGCCATTGTGACAACCTGACGAACGCGCCGGGGCACGTGACGGACGAGTCGGTGGACCTGCTCCACCTCGAACTACTGTTCAACGAGGCGAGGATTGGAGACGGTGTGTACCAGCGGCACTCCCCTCTCACTCTTGCACAACTATCGCCAGGATGAATGGTGCGTTGTTGCATGGCGTACTTGACGCAGAGGAACCGGGGGTGGGGTCGAATTGCGGCGTCAGCATAATCCACGGAGTAGAAGTCTCTTGCCACGAGTCTCATTAGGGGCTACAGTCAGAGAACGAATGCCTCTGCCCGTCATATACTACCCCCATATTTATGGTACATTCTTCGGCTTCGCTGCGGACGAAGACTCTGCACCGGTATTGTGTGCTTGCACGCAGTCTGCCGTTGAGAATCTGTATCGTCTGGCGCCCGACCGCGTCCTTCAGGCAAGTCGTGAATATGAACATAACCACTACTTCCCCAAAGTGATTGCCGACAAGCTAAGCACATGGGATGCGAAGGGACCCTTTCCGATCAGTTTTGCCAGCGGTATCTGTCACCGGTGTAATGTGGCAACACCGACTTTGCGCTACTGCGATGAAATGTATGGGACGCGCTTTGTTCAGTTCTACGGATGGTATGTCCGGCAGGCGTATCTTCGCCTCGGGATTCTGCCTACGGGAGATCGCTATCTGCGCGACACCTGTCCGCCGGAATACCAAACGGAGATAGACGAAGTACTTCTAGCTGAGAGGGAGTATCGGCGAGAGCTGGACAAGTTGATGGAACTTGCCTCTGGGCCTAAGCGAGCTGATATTCCTGATGATGAACCGACGTACTGGAGGAATGTCCGCACGGAAGATGCGGTGGCAATGATCGACCGACGCAGCAGAGCACAGTCGATGAGAAGGGCCTTCACCAAGAAGATAGAGAATATCGCCAGACAGGATTTCGGCTTCAGGAAGGTTGGCGAAGGGTGGGTTAGCGAAACCCAGTTGTTCTATATAGTCAAACGCATGTTCTCAGAGCACGAGGTGCTCTTCCATCACAGACCTGATTGGCTGGATGGATTGGAGATGGACGTGTACATTCCATGCCTGAAGATCGGCTTTGAATACCAGGGGGCGCAGCACTTTCATCCAGTGGAGTTCTGGGGCGGTAGGAAGGCCCTAGAGCAAGTCCAGCGACGAGACCTGCGGAAGGTGCAGTTGTGCGCACTTCGCGGTGTAAAGCTTATCGTCGTGGACTATAGGGAGCCTCTGAGCGAAGACCACATTCGCTCGCTACTGACCTAGCCATATCGTGAGCCAGTAAGGTCAAGATATGAGGGGTTCTTCATCTGCCTCGACACCGTGCGCAGGGGAGCTTGGGGATCTAGGCCCTGACAGGAGTAAGACTATGGCTGATCAGAGAAGGCGTGACAGGAGGAGGCAGTTCTCTGATGTGGTGCGCCAACTTTCCGAGGCCTTCGCCAGAGGTTTCGGGCTGCTGGGAGAAGCCATGTCTGCGATGTATGAGCTGAAATGGCCGATACATGGAGCTCTGGACGTCGCTGACGCAGGCTACATAGTACGGACATACCAGGCGCAAGATAAGGACAAAGCCCGCTGCTTGATTGAGGAATACCTTCTAGAGCAGAAGTACGATGAGAAGCATCTGCGTCTTATGGTGGCCGGGTGGCAAGGGAAGAAGTGGTTGTCGAGACGAATACCCGCATTGCGGCAGGCTGTCGAAGCCCATATCGCAGGTAGCTACTGGGTTTCGATCCCCACCATGCTTCCCCACATAGAAGGTATGATTCTCGAGCGCCATGGACACCAGAAGGGCCGTGTACCGTTTCGGGAGCTCAAACGCTACGCAGAGTCAATGCTAAGCAGCACCTCAATAGAGCGTGCGCTGCTGCAGTACCTGATCGAAGAGGTGCTACACGAGTGGGAGCATGGCGATGAGGTAATCCTCTCCCTTAACCGACATTCTGTACTCCACGGCGCAGATCTGGAATACGGAACAGCGGCCAACTCGTTGAAGACGATACTTGTCATTGACTTCTTGCAGGACAACCTCATGCGGCTCGTCGCGTTCCCAAGTGGCGATTGCTACCACGCCATTGGGTGCTCGAGGGTCAGCCTGGCGAGGACTGACTTGCAGTTCTTTGGGCATTATCGGGAAGCCAGATTCGCTGGCAAGAAGCCCTGCAAGCTCTGCAGGCCTCCTGCATAGTTACCGTTCGACGCATCCTCTGATTCACAGTCGCACTCAGGGCTGTCGGTTTCTGTTCGGCAGAACCCCCTCGGCCCGGAGGCCGGTCCCCCTTGGCAAGGGGGACAGCGGGTCGCGTCCGGCAACCGCTCACCGATCGGAGGTGGATTTCCTATGCGGATAAACAGGGGCATGGAGGGGCTGGCTCAGTTCATCGGCGACTCGCTCAAGTCCCTCAAGCTCGAAGACAAGCTCATGGAGCAGAGGGCGCTCATGGTCTGGGACGAGGTCGTGGGCGACCAGGTAGCCGCCGCCGCCCAGCCGGAGTTCATCGAGTACGGCAACCTCTTCGTGAACGTGAAGAGCCCCGTCTGGGCGAACGAGCTGACCTTCCACACGGCGGACATCGTCAACCGGCTGAACGCCCGGATCGGCGGCAAGGCGGTGAAGAAGATCATCCTCAGGCAGGGCAGGGTCGCCAGGCCGCGAAAGACCACCCCGGTCCCCGGCGAGGAGGAGTTCGACCTGGAGGGAGTCCGCCTGACCGACGAGGAGAGCGCCGAGCTTGACGCCTACATGGAGTCCGCCCCGGAACTCCCGGCGGGGACGAGGACCCTCCTCGAGACCGCGATCCGCATCGAGAAGTGGAGGCGCGCCCACGGGTGGACGGAGTGCGCGGTCTGCGGGACCCTCCAGAACGACCCGGACGGTATCTGCCCGGTGTGCCGGATGGAGGCGGGGGAGAGTGATGAGTGATAGGTGATGGGTGACCAGACCCGCCGGTCCTGCATCGAAGGACGGCCTCCCGGAACCTCCCCCAACCCCCTCCTTGATAAGGAGGGGAGCTAAAACCGCTGTCCCCCTTACCAAGGGGGACCGGCCTCCGGGCCGAGGGGGTTCTGCTTCCCGCGCCCTTCGATACACTCTCCGCTTCGCTCCGAGCACTCAGGGCTGTCGGTTCTTGTGCCGTGTGCCGCCAAGGCCGTCATCCTGAACTCGATTCAGGATCCACGGACGCGGATGGATACCGGATCGAGTCCGGCATGACGCCCGCTCTTCGACCGCTCGTCCCCTGCCCCTAACGGTCAGACGCTGCGACCGACCGCCCGCGCGACCGCCCCGAGGCTCTCCATCAGCGCCGCGAAGGTCTCAGGCTTGAGCGACTGCTGGCCGTCGCAGAGCGCCGCCTTCGGGTCCGGGTGCACCTCGATCAGCAGCCCGTCCGCTCCCGCCGCCACCGCCGCCCGGCTCATCGAGGCCACGAACCGCCAGTCGCCCGTCGAGTGGCTCGGGTCCACGATCACCGGCAGGTGCGAGATTGACTTCATGAGCGGCACGGCGGAGAGGTCGAGCGTGTTCCGCAGGTAGGTCCGGTCGAGCGGATGGACGCCCCGCTCGCAGAGGATCACGCTCTGGTTGCCCTGGTTGAGGACGTACTCGGCGGAGAGCATCAGCTCGTCTATCGTCGCGCTCGGCCCGCGCTTGAGCACGATGGGATGCCTCGTGCGCCCGACCGCCACCAGGAGCGGGAAGTTCTGCATGTTGCGCGCGCCTATCTGCAGGATGTCCGCGTGCTCGGCCACCACGTCCACGTCGTGCTGGTCCATGACTTCCGTGATCGTCGGCATCCCGACCGCCGCGCCGATCTCCTTCAGGAGCTTCAGCCCTTCCTCCCCGAGGCCCTGGAAGGCGTAGGGCGAGGTGCGGGGCTTGTACGCGCCGCCGCGGAGGATTCGCGCGCCCGCGCCCTTGACCGCCTCAGCCGCCGCCGCGAGCTGCTCCCGGCTCTCGACGGCGCACGGGCCCGCCATCACCGCCACTCGGTTGCCGCCGATCTCCACACCCTTCACATTGACAACGGTGTCCGACGCGTGGAACTCCCTGGATGCGAGCTTGTAGATGCGGCTGACGTGGGTGATGTGGTCCACCCCGGGCAGCGCCTGGAGCGCGTCCGTGAGCGGCTCCCTGAGGTCCGCGGGGATCGAGCTTGCGACCCCGATGACGGTCCGGTCGCCGCCGGGCAGGTTGAGCG
It encodes the following:
- the recF gene encoding DNA replication/repair protein RecF, coding for MISPGRTPWSPEMHIESLSLQNFRCYEELAFRPGQGLNIFSGKNAQGKSSLLEAVYLLATGRSWRAGRDTEMIRWESGCARVRGEIARREQNDIEIDVSIGRVEKKQIRVNTVRLTKISELLGQANALFIGPQDLEIAAGEPSVRRRFLNLEISQIQPQYCHLFASYRKVLEQRNTHLRDLSRRRVCDGVLDALDEQLVLYGSQIIERRLAFLERAADLARGIHARLTDGGERLEIEYRPSIGRTEGRSQAEISERFAERLAEVRAEELRRGVTLAGPQRDDMLISANDVDVRTYGSQGQQRTAALSLRLAELEMMEEAAGEPPIVLLDDVMTDLDEERRAHVFEMTVGRCQTLATTASLRFLGEDLVKAGTVFEVAGGGVRDG
- a CDS encoding DUF721 domain-containing protein, whose protein sequence is MRINRGMEGLAQFIGDSLKSLKLEDKLMEQRALMVWDEVVGDQVAAAAQPEFIEYGNLFVNVKSPVWANELTFHTADIVNRLNARIGGKAVKKIILRQGRVARPRKTTPVPGEEEFDLEGVRLTDEESAELDAYMESAPELPAGTRTLLETAIRIEKWRRAHGWTECAVCGTLQNDPDGICPVCRMEAGESDE
- the aroF gene encoding 3-deoxy-7-phosphoheptulonate synthase, whose product is MIIAMRADASAEEISLVIERITSHGMTALNLPGGDRTVIGVASSIPADLREPLTDALQALPGVDHITHVSRIYKLASREFHASDTVVNVKGVEIGGNRVAVMAGPCAVESREQLAAAAEAVKGAGARILRGGAYKPRTSPYAFQGLGEEGLKLLKEIGAAVGMPTITEVMDQHDVDVVAEHADILQIGARNMQNFPLLVAVGRTRHPIVLKRGPSATIDELMLSAEYVLNQGNQSVILCERGVHPLDRTYLRNTLDLSAVPLMKSISHLPVIVDPSHSTGDWRFVASMSRAAVAAGADGLLIEVHPDPKAALCDGQQSLKPETFAALMESLGAVARAVGRSV